One Aphidius gifuensis isolate YNYX2018 linkage group LG3, ASM1490517v1, whole genome shotgun sequence DNA window includes the following coding sequences:
- the LOC122852025 gene encoding uncharacterized protein LOC122852025 encodes MDLNAQCRLRREEYRIIVERLHEAPDHNQINSTIISLRRDIANYNRSCASLSGAHKKCTQATVAILTTYLLRLQRLQVQGAGVSSTVDISNASTEKYIEWQDLENVFRNRMKTSIIINLKHKDVKDFLSDAKEMLINQLGLILQDKNALKVNTVLALNYEIEKPSDNSVEVETKYFSEGSFEVLQSSDLSQLFKENFEHFIEDVEEAELNGSGWKLQEILHLEIQINDYIPLQGGNSSFVEMPPWILKTHSVVNVKNSDNFCFVWSVLACLYKASYHSERVSHYTKHVDELNCDGITFPITWEKIKVFEKQNKLKINIYGIDDDDDYDDDDDSDDDDDNDDEKKNKKHRKERVVPYYISKNESDKETIHLLMVEREVEVEDDYDDDDDIVVVNNFNSRKNLAQYHFAWIKNLSRLVSSQISKHNGKKIICDRCLCHFQSQKSRDNHEKLCSEKCKSAMRLPTAKNNILQFKSYKHQLTVPFIIYGDLECLLKKVQSEELEKNQIYQKHVPSSAAYYLKCSYDDSLSKFNLHRGKNSIEWFITELEQIAHQVNKIIDNSKPMSLTRDEELQFLNAKKCHICDKNFMKNEVRVRDHSHWTSEYRGAAHQICNINYQESCIIPVVFHNLTGYDAHFIIKKLKNQFRGKIDILGINKERYISFTKSVKGTRIKFRFIDSYRFMASSIDSLSNNLDNNKKSITKSLCKNDDEFNLITKKGVFPYDYLDEWEKFDDTTLPSKDQFYSKLNEENISDEAYAHALNVWQKFNIKTLGEYSDLYLQTDVALLADVFESFRADCLNTYKLDPAHYYSGLSFSAMLRYTQIELELLTDPEMMLFIEQGIRGGLSQVSNRYGKANNRYMGSEYNPEEEESFLMYFDLNNMYGAAMREYLPTCKFEWINNFDISILNSTADNSKYGYILEVDLDYPASLHHHHKDFPLAPVREKPPLETSKTPKLLATLDNKKNYVIHYRNLKQYCSLGMIITKVHRVLKFEQSAWLQSYIDLNTELRKKARSAFEKDLRKLFINAIYGKTLESVRTRKSIKLVEKYGGRGGARFYISKPNFHSHLIIDDRVIIEMKPTSILFNKPIYLGFSILEMSKTYMYDFHYNFIKPKYEDKVKYLYGDTDSAVYHIFSHNPYDLIRNNPDKFDTSDYPENNQYGIQLKNKKVIGIMKDENNGKIMKEFIGLRSKLYSYVIADENNSLKKRVHMRAKGVKRSTVRQITFDDYKNCLINHVILKKQQNIIRSHKHEVTTRTIEKIALSWQDDKRQLTNGETDTLPWGYIPVERMCLSKSIFKRKYE; translated from the coding sequence ATGGATTTAAATGCACAATGCAGACTACGTCGAGAAGAATATCGAATAATAGTTGAACGTTTACACGAGGCTCCAGATCACAATCAAATCAATTCTACAATTATTTCTTTACGCAGAGATATTGCAAATTATAACAGATCATGTGCAAGTCTGTCAGGTGCTCATAAAAAATGCACACAAGCAACAGTGGCAATACTGACAACTTATTTATTAAGATTACAACGTTTGCAAGTACAAGGTGCAGGTGTATCTTCAACAGTTGATATATCAAACGCTTCTACtgaaaaatacattgaatGGCAAGACTTAGAAAATGTATTCAGAAACAGGATGAAGACaagtattataattaatttaaaacataaagaTGTAAAAGACTTTCTTTCTGATGCTAaagaaatgttaattaatcaGTTAGGTCTtattttacaagataaaaatgcaCTCAAAGTCAATACTGTATTAGCTTTAAACTATGAAATCGAAAAACCTTCAGATAATAGTGTAGaagttgaaacaaaatatttcagtgAAGGCAGTTTTGAGGTTTTACAATCATCAGATCTGAGCCAActattcaaagaaaattttgaacaTTTTATAGAAGATGTTGAGGAAGCTGAATTAAATGGATCTGGTTGGAAACTGCAGGAAATCCTCCATCTTGAAATCCAAATAAATGATTACATACCACTGCAAGGTGGTAATTCATCTTTCGTTGAAATGCCACCATGGATACTGAAAACTCACTCAGTTGTAAACGTCaaaaattctgataatttttgtttcgtATGGTCAGTTTTAGCATGTTTATATAAAGCGTCTTACCATAGTGAGCGTGTGAGTCATTATACAAAAcatgttgatgaattaaattgcGATGGAATAACTTTCCCGATAACATGGGAAAAAATCAAGGTTttcgaaaaacaaaataagttaaaaattaatatttatggtatagatgatgatgatgattatgatgatgacgatgacagtgatgatgatgatgataatgatgatgagaaaaaaaataaaaaacatagaaAAGAAAGGGTTGTACCATATTATATAAGCAAAAATGAATCAGATAAGGAAACGATTCATCTTTTAATGGTTGAGAGAGAAGTAGAAGTGGAAGacgattatgatgatgatgatgatattgttgttgttaataatttcaattcacGAAAAAATTTGGCACAATATCATTTTGCATGGATCAAAAACTTATCGAGATTAGTGAGCTCACAAATTTCTAAACATAATgggaagaaaataatttgtgatcgTTGCTTATGTCATTTTCAATCGCAAAAATCACGggataatcatgaaaaactttgcagtgaaaaatgtaaaagtgcaATGAGATTACCgactgcaaaaaataatattttacaatttaaaagttataaacatcaattaacggtaccgtttataatttatggtgATTTAGaatgtttattgaaaaaagtgCAGAGTgaagaacttgaaaaaaatcaaatttatcaaaaacatgttCCAAGTAGTGCagcatattatttaaagtgtagTTATGATGACTCACTTTCCAAGTTCAATCTTCATAgaggtaaaaattcaattgaatggtTTATTACAGAGCTTGAACAAATTGCTCAtcaagtcaataaaataatagataatagCAAACCAATGTCTCTCACACGAGATGaagaattacaatttttaaatgctaaaaaatgtcatatttgtgataaaaattttatgaaaaatgagGTAAGAGTAAGAGATCATTCTCATTGGACCTCAGAATACCGAGGTGCCGCCCATCAAAtatgcaatattaattatcaagaatCATGTATCATTCCTGTTGTATTTCACAATCTCACAGGCTATGATGCacatttcatcatcaaaaaacttaaaaaccAGTTCCGaggtaaaattgatatacttgGAATCAACAAAGAAAGGTATATTTCATTCACAAAATCTGTCAAAGGTACCCGCATAAAATTCAGATTCATCGACTCATATAGATTTATGGCTAGTTCCATAgattcattatcaaataatctagataataataaaaaatcaataacgaAAAGTCTctgtaaaaatgatgatgaattcaatttaattacaaagaagggagtatttccatatgattatcttgatgaatgggaaaaatttgatgatacaacACTTCCATCGaaagatcaattttattcaaaattgaatgaagaaaatatttcagaTGAAGCATATGCACATGCTCTAAATGTTTGGCAAAAgttcaatataaaaacacttggggaatattctgatttatatttacaaactgATGTTGCCCTTTTAGCTGATGTTTTTGAAAGCTTCAGAGCTGAttgtttaaatacatataagttAGATCCAGCACATTATTATTCTGGACTTAGTTTTAGTGCAATGTTGAGATATACTCAGATTGAACTAGAATTGTTGACAGATCCTGAAATGATGTTGTTCATTGAGCAAGGTATAAGAGGTGGTTTATCACAAGTCTCAAATCGATATGGAAAAgcaaataatcgatatatgggCAGTGAATATAATCCAGAGGAAGAAGAGTCATTTTTAATGtactttgatttaaataatatgtatggaGCAGCAATGAGAGAATATCTTCCAACTTGTAAATTTGAatggattaataattttgatatttcaatattaaattcaactgcTGATAACTCAAAATATGGATACATTCTTGAAGTTGATTTAGATTATCCTGCAAgtttgcatcatcatcataaagatTTTCCTTTAGCACCAGTACGCGAAAAACCACCTCTAGAAACCAGTAAAACTCCAAAACTACTGGCAActctagataataaaaaaaattatgttatccATTACcggaatttaaaacaatattgttcGTTGGGGATGATTATTACTAAAGTTCAtcgtgttttaaaatttgaacaaaGTGCATGGCTTCAATCTTATATTGATCTTAATACAGAGTTACGAAAGAAAGCACGTAGTGCATTTGAAAAAGAtcttagaaaattattcattaatgcAATTTATGGTAAAACTCTAGAGTCTGTAAGAACTCGTAAATCCATAAAACTTGTAGAAAAATATGGTGGTAGAGGTGGAGCAAGATTTTATATCTCAAAGCCAAACTTTCACAGTCATTTAATCATTGACGATCGTGTAATAATTGAGATGAAACCAACAAGTATACTTTTCAATAAACCAATTTATCTTGGATTTTCTATTTTGGAAATGtcaaaaacatatatgtatgatttccattataatttcataaaaccaaaatatgaAGATAAAGTCAAGTATTTATATGGTGATACTGATTCTGCTGTTTACCACATATTTAGTCATAATCCATATGATTTAATACGTAATAAtcctgataaatttgatacatctgattatccagaaaataatcaatatggaattcaattaaaaaataaaaaagttattggtatTATGAAAGATGagaataatggaaaaataatgaaagaattTATTGGTTTACGAAGTAAATTATACTCTTATGTTATAgcagatgaaaataattcattaaaaaaacgtgTTCATATGAGAGCAAAGGGCGTCAAAAGATCAACTGTAAGACAAATAACTTtcgatgattataaaaattgtttaattaatcatgttattttaaaaaagcaacaaaatattataagatCACATAAACATGAAGTAACAACaagaacaattgaaaaaattgctcTCAGTTGGCAAGATGATAAACGACAGTTAACTAATGGTGAAACTGACACTCTGCCTTGGGGATATATACCTGTTGAACGAATGTGTTTgagtaaaagtatatttaaaagaaaatatgaatga